The Cryobacterium roopkundense sequence TGAACAGCGCCGACCAGCCTTCTTCCCAGGGCCAGCTTTCGGGCAGGTGCAATGTGACGCGTCGTGCCGACGTGGATACTCTGGCGGCGACGTTGATGAGTTTGCGGCGAACGGTCGCGGTGACGGCTTTTCCGAGGGCGGGATTGGCGAGGGTGCCGGCGGCGCGGGTGAGATTGAACGTGATGCAGGCCAGCACCAGCCAGGCGGCGTTGGCCGTGAATACGCCGGACGGGAAGTGCGCCATCGCCGACGCTTTCATGTCGGCGTTCAAATTTTCGATGATCGCATGGTGGCGGTGGGTTTTGTCGGCGTCAACGGTGTTCAGGGTGCTGGTGGTGAAGAACGCGTGAAAGCGGAACAGGTCGAAAAGGGTGCCTTGCCCGGCGGCGACGGTCTTGTTCAGTTCCGGGATGCGGCGCACGACGAGGCGTCCAGGGATTTGTTCGCTCTTCTTCTTGGAGCCGAACGCGGTGAAGGGGATTTCGGCGACTTCCGCGTCGGAGATCCACCGCCCGGTGGCGTCGTCGAAGATCGCATTGGTGTATTTGATCGGGGTCCACGCGGTATCGGGGATGGTGCTGATACCCGCTTTCACCAATGAATTCAGGCGTGCCGTGATCGAAACCATCGCCCCGGCACGGAGGGCAGCTTGGATGACGGCGCTGACGTAGTAGGCGCTGTCGGCTCGGAGGAGAAGCATTCCTTTTGCGGTTGGGCTGCGCAGTCGTTTCACGGTCGCGAGGGTGTCGGAGACGAATTTCTTTGCGCCGCGGGCGGAGTTGGTGGGGCCTTTGCGTAGCCGGGAGCTGACGATGATCGGAGCGGCCGATCCGGTGCTGACGATGGCGAGCAGGGCGTTGAGGCCGCGAACACCGGAGTAGCCAAACCCGGCGCCTTGCTTCTTATATCCGTGCACTTCCCTGATGGTGTCGTCAATATCGACCAGGGCGAGGTCGTCGATACCGGTCACGATCGGCGTGACGGCGCCGAGGTTCTGCAGCCACCGGGACGCGGCGGCGTCGAGCTGGCGGACATGGCCAAAAGCGAACGCGCGCAGGAACGATCCCAGGGTCGAGGGCGCATAGGTTCCGGTGAACAATTTCCGGAGAGCGCCGTGCCGGAGCACGGCCATATCGTCGATGGAGTCGGCGCCGGTGAGCATTCCTGCGACCAGTGCCAGCGCTTTCAGGCCGGCATTCGCGCCGAAGTAACCGGGCAGTTTCACCCACTCATCGACCAGCGCGCCGAGGCCTGTTTTCTCGGCCAGAGCCATCGTGGGCACCAGTCCGGCCGACGACACGAGATTGGGGTCGTCGAAGGATGCAGAAAAGGACCGGTGAGTGTGAGAAAGTTGCATCTACGAGATGCCTCCTTGATCGTTGAATAGTTTGTCTAAGTAACAACTATTTTAGCTGATCAGAGGGGTATTCTCGGTTTAACGCGCCGTCAGAATCTGAGGTCGACCGGTGGATTCAGGCTAAACTAGACAGGCTGACCGGTTGGTGTTGAGCACACTCCACCAGGCACCGGGCAGCAACCTATGAAAGGGACCCTCGCATGATTTTTATCGTCGTCAAGTTCACCGTTAAGCCCGACTGGAGCGATCGCTGGATCGACCTCACGCGTAGCTTCACGGAGGCCACGCGCCAGGAAAGCGGCAACCTCTGGTTTGACTGGTCACAAAGCGTGGAGAACCCGCACGAGTTCGTCCTCATTGAGGCATTTAAGGATGACGCTGCGGAATCTCACGTGACAAGCGCTCACTTTGCTGCAGCCATGGCCACCATGCCGCAGGCTCTGGTGAAGACCCCGGAAATCATCAGCGAGCGCATCGCTGCTGACGGTTGGGGCCTGATGGGAGAAATGACCGTCTCGTAGCAGGTTCACGGAGGTGATCGCCCCACTGTGCGGGGGCTCCCCATGCTGCATCGATCATGAATGAGCCCCGCCACCGATAACAGGAGAAGGACTATGTACGATCTCACCAACCTCACGGTGCGCAGCATCGCCGTATCCGAGATGAGCAATAACGTCTACCTGCTCACCTCGAAAACCACCGGCGCGCAGGTTCTTATCGACGCGGCAGACGACGCCCCTGCCATCCTCGCGCTCCTCGCCGGGGCCCAGAGCGACACGAGCGCTGACGCCAAGCTGGGCCTCATTGTCACCACGCACTCGCACTGGGACCATGTGCGGGCGCTGGCTGAGCTCAGGGAGGCCACACAGGCACCAACCGCTGCCGGTCTCGACGACGTCGCGGACATTGCCGTGCCGACCGACGTTCCCCTGCACCACAGGGACGTGCGGTCAATTGATGACATTGACCTTGAGGTCATCCACCTGCGCGGACACACTCCCGGATCAATTGCTCTGCTTTACCGCGATCCTCAGGGTCCCGCGCATCTGTTCACGGGTGATTCGCTCTTTCCCGGCGGGTTGGGAAACACCAACGACGACGCGGCGCGATTCTCAGCGCTTTACACCGACGTGGTCACTCGCATTTTCGACCGACTCCCCGATGACACGCTCGTGCACCCCGGCCATGGTGACGGCACTACGCTGGGAGCCCAGCGCGGCAGCCTCGCGGAGTGGAAAGAGCGCGGCTGGTGATAGCGGCTGGCGCGGAGCGCACAAAAAACGCTTTTGACAATCTCAGGAGCGTTTCTTTGTGTGCGTGTCTCTGAACGGATGCAGTCCCGCACGACCCCGGACACCGCTGTTGTCAGGGCGTCCGGGGGCATGGAATTACTTCAGGTCGAAGCGGTCCAGTTCCACGACCTTGACCCACGCTGCAGGGAAGTCCTGCACGAACTTCGTCTTCGCGTCGTCGCTGGCATACACCTCGGCAACGGCTCGCAGCTCGGAGTTCGAGCCGAGGAGCAGGTCGACGCGCGTACCGGTGACGGTGGCCGCGCCGGTGGCGTAGTCGCTGCTCTGGTAGGCGTGCTTGCCCGGATCAAGAGCGGTCCACTTCGTGCCGGTGTCAAGCAACGTCACAAAGAAGTCGTTGCTGAGCACGCCAGGCCTGTCCGTGAAGACGCCATAGTTCGACTGGTCGTAGTTCGTGCCGAGCACGCGCAGCCCACCAATGAGTACGGTCAGCTCCGGCGCACTGACGGTGAGCAGGTTTGCCTTGTCGAGGAGGTGATGTTCGGCAGGGATCGATGCGAGGGGACCGTACTAGTTGTACCGAGCCATCAGGTTGGTGACACTCGTTTGATCGGGGTGGTTCCGATGCCGGTGTGGATGCGTTCAGTGTTGTAGTAGTTGAGCCAGGGGTCAAGGGCTTGGGTGCGTTGGGCGCTGCTGGTGAACACCTGGCGGTAGGCCCACTCGGTTTGCAGGGTGCGGTTGAAGCGTTCGACCTTGCCGTTGGTCCAGGGGCAGTGCGGTTTGATGAAGCGTTGCTGCGCACCGAGGGTCGCGACGGCGTCTTTGAACGCTTGGGAGTTTCGGTAGGCGAAGGCGTTGTCGGAGAGGACTCGTTCGATTTTGGGGATGCCGCAGCTGGCGAAGAATGCCGCAGCGCGCAGGAGAACGCCGGCCGCGGTGGTGCCCTTTTCGTCGGGGTGCACTTCGGCGTAGGCGAGGCGGGTGTGATCGTCGATGACGGCGTGCACGTAGTCGTAGCCGACGCGCACGTGACCGGCTGTGTGGTT is a genomic window containing:
- a CDS encoding MBL fold metallo-hydrolase — its product is MYDLTNLTVRSIAVSEMSNNVYLLTSKTTGAQVLIDAADDAPAILALLAGAQSDTSADAKLGLIVTTHSHWDHVRALAELREATQAPTAAGLDDVADIAVPTDVPLHHRDVRSIDDIDLEVIHLRGHTPGSIALLYRDPQGPAHLFTGDSLFPGGLGNTNDDAARFSALYTDVVTRIFDRLPDDTLVHPGHGDGTTLGAQRGSLAEWKERGW
- a CDS encoding putative quinol monooxygenase — its product is MIFIVVKFTVKPDWSDRWIDLTRSFTEATRQESGNLWFDWSQSVENPHEFVLIEAFKDDAAESHVTSAHFAAAMATMPQALVKTPEIISERIAADGWGLMGEMTVS
- a CDS encoding IS1380 family transposase; protein product: MQLSHTHRSFSASFDDPNLVSSAGLVPTMALAEKTGLGALVDEWVKLPGYFGANAGLKALALVAGMLTGADSIDDMAVLRHGALRKLFTGTYAPSTLGSFLRAFAFGHVRQLDAAASRWLQNLGAVTPIVTGIDDLALVDIDDTIREVHGYKKQGAGFGYSGVRGLNALLAIVSTGSAAPIIVSSRLRKGPTNSARGAKKFVSDTLATVKRLRSPTAKGMLLLRADSAYYVSAVIQAALRAGAMVSITARLNSLVKAGISTIPDTAWTPIKYTNAIFDDATGRWISDAEVAEIPFTAFGSKKKSEQIPGRLVVRRIPELNKTVAAGQGTLFDLFRFHAFFTTSTLNTVDADKTHRHHAIIENLNADMKASAMAHFPSGVFTANAAWLVLACITFNLTRAAGTLANPALGKAVTATVRRKLINVAARVSTSARRVTLHLPESWPWEEGWSALFTSVCNPPGRAAT